The genomic stretch ACCactgtatcgaaaatcccacgcgaaatagtggcgcagattgactgctattcgatggaatacatgacaagagcagacgacggatgttgataGGATGCCGGCATTCCCTCTCTCGAAAGAGGAAAATACGTCATTCCctacaccaccaatcagagcacggcctCGGAAAAAGGAATTCCGGAATGGcgcgggcgtctggacggcggcTTTATCCTCTGAGCGAGGCGCTCTCACTCCTCCTGAGTTAGGGAGTGATGCCATACTGCCCTTGTTGTCGCCGAGCCTCCGCGCAACTTATTATTTAAACACGTTGCGAACGACAAAAATATCCACGTAGATGTTCGACcaatgccgaacatagtggtatctgTTTCCTAGGTTGGTTACTGCATACCACTGTCTCATTAAATGCTTTCAGATGCCGTCGCAATCCACAAGGTTTTGGTGCGATCCAATTTGGTGCGAAGCAAATACACCCCAGTTCTTCTTGGTATAGTCAGCTATcactccctgatacatggaagaAGATACGAGTTATTCTGTGCGGTTGTTGATCGCAGACAAATACGTATTTTCTCTTGGATTAAGCGTCGCGAAGAAGAAGCACGTGCGGCTGCAACTATTGATCCAAAACGAAGAAGTCTTTTCATTCCAGAGCTACCAACGGTATCCAGGGTTGAGATGTCGCACCGTCTCTGCAGACCCTCTCCACTCCATCTACTACTGCTGTTCATGAATGCCCATTGGGCGTCTGGCTTCAAGGACTGGTACTTCGGCGTCAAGAAGGTCCCCGACTTTCGTATGATGGCTGTGAAACCTGCCGGCTCAATCAAGGACTCTGTGATTTACACCTGTTCAGCAGCATCTAATGAAAGCGATGTAGATATACGATTCCTTATCAACTTCCGAAATCTGACCGACTTCTGCGCACCGACCACCTTTTGTCGATCGCCACCTCGAGTAGGTCAGCGCACCAGCCACGTTTTGGGCTCTCTATCTATCTACGAGGCTCAACTGGAGTTCCGGCCCAGAAGACCCATGTCTGGCACTGTGTCTTGCGTGTTTTCAACTGCGAATGGGAAGCAGGCGTCTTTAGCTCAACTTTACGGATTCTTTTGCGTCTACCGTGAGCTTCCCCCTCCTGAAGGAGACGCGGCGCTTCGCAGGTCTCTCTGTAATCTTCAGCAAGGTTGCCGCTGGGAAGAAGCACACTGTACTGCCCTCAACCACTTACATTGCGCTCCATGCCAAGACGGAATGGGATTCGACCCCTACTATCATCTTTGCTACGACCCTAGACAAATTAACCAGTCATGCGTGTTTAATCATCAATGCCGTCTGTCTGATAAACGGTCTGTATGTGTTGACCGACGTTGTCTTTGCAGAAGCAACCACGTAGTGACACCTGAAGGTTGCAAACCGGTGGTACAGTTGGGTTATCTTTGTGGCCCTGGAACAGTCTGCAAGGATCAACTTGAGTGCCGAGATCATGCTTGCCATTGCCAGGAGGACGACACGCCAGTAAATGGGACGTGCATCCCACTAGGCAAGATAGACATCAAGGATATGATGGTGATTGCAACATCGACCATGATTGTGTTTACGGCATTTACGTCGATGTTATGTCTTCTGCTGCGAGACaagcaagaagaggacgatgataTGCGTTCCGAACGCTCAAAGTACTCGATGGGTTCCCTACGAATGGTTCCGTCCGTTGGACCCAGCTTTTGAAGCTCAATTTTGTTGTGCTCGCATTTCTAATTTTATTTTGATAATTATACACTATATCCCCTAATCGTGTTTAGACTGCTTCATTTGCAACCCATGTCGACAGCTGCTTCTTTCTACTAGCGTATGCTTGCAGGAATACAAGACACCGGATCCAGAATTGCAGAACAAGAACTGGGACACTGTCAACTGAAGTTCTTATAGTCACTGGCGAGCTGGTGACTAGAATACATGACGGTGAAACCCAGAGAGTAGGGACGATGAGAACAGTGTGTCCGTCTGCTTTTCTGTTCTCGTAGTCTGTACTATAGGGAGTTTTGCCGTCATGTGTTCTTATGATCCCCCTTTCTTATGGGGTAAACACGAATGTTTTCGAAAAGGTATCGTGACCTTGCGTTTTCGTTTTGTTCTCGGGGATCATCTTGTCCTGTCTCGTTTCCTGATTGAAGGAACATGCATTATCAACAACCAACACGGCGTTGGTTGTTGATCAACATCAACGGCGATGACGGCAGTTCCATGCATTCGTATTATCCTGTTTCTTGGTACGGTCTGCACAAGTTTAGGGAAAGTCACTTTCTTACCGGGCGTATCGTTGTGTGCTGAGTGAAGCAGTGTAATGCACTGTAACTTCGTGTGGACAGGAGTGCtgaccaacaccacctagataacacAAGGCCTGATCATGGACGCCGTGACGTCATGCTGGTTGTCCCTCCGCTGCTTCCCTCTGATACTTGGACGCTCGCCAGCGCGTGCCTTAGCAAGCGACGTCGCGCTCTTGTTGTTGAAAGCGATGTTTTAACGAACGTAATGGAATTTAGCATCAACTCAGGAACAAGGCCAACTGATGAATGAAGCACTTCTAAGTTCATGTATTTATCCGAACGTTGAAAATACTGCATTACTCCTTCGAACACTTAAATGGTTACAAAAACCTTAAGTGCGATGATGGGTTGCTTTCAATGTGGAGAAACATCACACACTTGTTGGTCACACTCATTGTCCAAAATTGGTGTTGCAGATGCCTCCTAACTTGCCTTTTTAAGTCGCCATAGAAGACACTGAATTCGTCATTACTTCTTCTTTTCTGGTTCCTAGTGAATTTTCTAGGGCATTCTGAATGGTCGTGTTCTTCATCCTGGCGCGTTTGGAATTCGTTGATTCGCGACGAGCACGCGTAGATGACATGTAGGCCATGCAGTTTGAATAAACTGAAAGCACAGCACCTGGCAAAAATCGTAGTCGATCGCTTTCGATTTCAGTCGTCTTCCCAGTGGCCCCATCGCTGTGCGTGAGTTTCGCGAGAATTCCGATTACTGAAAATGCAGTTCGCAAACCTGCgagagaatgaggacgaccgCATTGCAATCAACATGTAAGCAAGATCCCACAGCGCATTTCAGCGGCAGTGGCTTCAAGTTTACTTACATACCTTGGAACGAATGCTCGGTTTAAAATATGCGCGTGGAATCGCCTTCAGCTATGATACCTTGAGAGCTTCATCCTTTGGGAACGAGAACACATCTACTATTGAGCCCTCGTCGTTGTTGCCTCGACAGCGAGGAAC from Ornithodoros turicata isolate Travis chromosome 4, ASM3712646v1, whole genome shotgun sequence encodes the following:
- the LOC135393210 gene encoding uncharacterized protein LOC135393210, with translation MSHRLCRPSPLHLLLLFMNAHWASGFKDWYFGVKKVPDFRMMAVKPAGSIKDSVIYTCSAASNESDVDIRFLINFRNLTDFCAPTTFCRSPPRVGQRTSHVLGSLSIYEAQLEFRPRRPMSGTVSCVFSTANGKQASLAQLYGFFCVYRELPPPEGDAALRRSLCNLQQGCRWEEAHCTALNHLHCAPCQDGMGFDPYYHLCYDPRQINQSCVFNHQCRLSDKRSVCVDRRCLCRSNHVVTPEGCKPVVQLGYLCGPGTVCKDQLECRDHACHCQEDDTPVNGTCIPLGKIDIKDMMVIATSTMIVFTAFTSMLCLLLRDKQEEDDDMRSERSKYSMGSLRMVPSVGPSF